One genomic segment of Micromonospora sp. WMMC415 includes these proteins:
- the rpsF gene encoding 30S ribosomal protein S6 — MRHYEIMVILDPSLEERTVAPSLDTYLNVIRTAGGSVEKTDVWGRRRLAYEINKKAEGIYAVIDLQATPAAVAELDRQLRLNESVLRTKVIRPEMR; from the coding sequence TTGCGTCATTACGAGATCATGGTGATCCTCGACCCCAGCCTCGAGGAGCGCACGGTCGCCCCGTCGCTCGACACGTACCTGAACGTGATCCGGACCGCGGGTGGCTCGGTGGAGAAGACCGACGTGTGGGGCCGCCGGCGCCTCGCGTACGAGATCAACAAGAAGGCCGAGGGCATCTACGCCGTCATCGACCTGCAGGCGACGCCTGCGGCCGTGGCCGAGCTGGATCGTCAGCTGCGACTCAACGAGTCGGTGCTGCGCACCAAGGTCATCCGGCCGGAGATGCGCTAG
- a CDS encoding single-stranded DNA-binding protein: protein MREEMVMAGDTTITVIGNLTDDPELRFTPSGAAVAKFRVASTPRFMDKASGEWKDGEPLFLSCTVWRQAAEHVAESLQRGTRVIVSGRLRQRSYETREGEKRTVIELEVDEIGPSLRYATAKVQKMSRSGGGGGGFGGGGGQGGGGNFDDPWASAAPAPSRGGSGGGNFDEEPPF from the coding sequence GTGCGCGAGGAGATGGTCATGGCAGGAGACACCACCATCACGGTCATCGGCAACCTGACCGATGACCCCGAGTTGCGATTCACCCCCTCGGGTGCGGCGGTCGCCAAGTTCCGGGTCGCTTCGACGCCCCGGTTCATGGACAAGGCGTCCGGCGAGTGGAAGGACGGCGAGCCGTTGTTCCTCTCGTGCACCGTCTGGCGGCAGGCCGCCGAGCACGTCGCGGAGTCGCTGCAGCGCGGCACCCGCGTGATCGTGTCCGGCCGACTGCGTCAGCGGTCCTACGAGACCCGCGAGGGTGAGAAGCGCACCGTCATCGAGCTGGAGGTCGACGAGATCGGCCCGTCGCTGCGCTACGCCACGGCGAAGGTGCAGAAGATGTCCCGCTCCGGTGGCGGAGGCGGCGGCTTCGGTGGCGGTGGCGGCCAGGGCGGCGGAGGCAACTTCGACGACCCCTGGGCCTCCGCGGCTCCGGCCCCCTCGCGCGGTGGTTCGGGTGGCGGCAACTTCGACGAGGAGCCCCCGTTCTGA